A single region of the Brachypodium distachyon strain Bd21 chromosome 3, Brachypodium_distachyon_v3.0, whole genome shotgun sequence genome encodes:
- the LOC100830121 gene encoding cation/H(+) antiporter 15, translated as MGRAFLNYYSCARPVDDVGWTPIPGIALDTLFLVVIQALAVILVSNLFHSFLRRYHQPTPISQILAGMVVGGMGLRSAIVHVDVDNVEDMYNGYISTARILSMFLVGLETDVAALRGATRRCVAFTYATVAASLLVAAIVSSGMYGSMMHSPVRTPEMLAATLMVALTNTSSIAVARIAADLKLTVTENGRLVVAAAIGTNLICVVGDGVLSTTRLAKDREKSLDLSLGFLALLAAGVAVYMARPAVTWVNQRNVGQHHVRTRDLLVMLAAIWVVATFPMRLGYDGLPTSLALGLAFPREGPAARSVADALVPPVNGLMLPFYFATIGMRMDFNSMSGAIIVPGVLMMLLGLVGKAIGAAVASAYLNIPLCDALRFSVLLNVKGHVDTMNMKFAKSEGVWAEQALYAMIIGNLASTLVAGPAAAAVLRKEKEQYATRHQAVESVLSPDQELRIAVCAHSAHATPALLSLVELLVTDPDTQPAVHLLHLFQGAAAAGAAHRHVKAPDHHDFLLDDEDHDVGRDAITDMNTVVDLYWRATGVSFKQFDAVSGIRDAAAVCRCAGDAHAGLLLLPCYKEQRYDGVMACRLESRRELNRLVLAQAPCTVGLLVDRPYRSTSGAGGLHCGASFQVPSSVAAVDNAAGGGGRTLLHPCSDRAVAHVVAAVFLGGADDREAVSLAARLAENPNIGLTVFRFVKRSTYDTVTSSSSRAAAIAAADGADYRQMSAADADERFMWRFYEQYAARELAMYVEKVVESPADVVETLDGMAGMFSLVVVGCGGRQPVELLAGLEKWAEADGGEMMGPVAEILASNASMEMGSVLVMQQHTVPPYVTKT; from the exons atggggcGAGCGTTCCTGAACTACTACTCGTGCGCGCGGCCCGTGGACGACGTCGGCTGGACGCCCATCCCCGGCATCGCCCTGGACAccctcttcctcgtcgtcatcCAGGCCCTCGCCGTCATCCTCGTCTCCAACCTCTTCCATtccttcctccgccgctaCCACCAGCCCACCCCCATCTCACAGATCCTC GCGGGCATGGTGGTGGGCGGCATGGGCCTCCGGAGCGCGATCGTGCACGTGGACGTGGACAACGTGGAGGACATGTACAACGGCTACATCTCCACGGCGCGGATCCTCTCCATGTTCCTCGTCGGCCTCGAGACCGACGTGGCGGCGCTCCGGGGCGCCACGCGCCGCTGCGTGGCCTTCACCTACGCCACGGTGGCCGCCAGCCTCCTCGTGGCCGCCATCGTGTCCAGCGGGATGTACGGCAGCATGATGCACTCGCCCGTCCGCACCCCGGAGATGCTGGCGGCGACGCTCATGGTGGCGCTCACCAACACGTCCTCCATCGCCGTGGCCCGCATCGCCGCCGACCTCAAGCTCACCGTCACCGAGAACGGGcggctcgtcgtcgccgccgccatcggcaCCAACCTCATCTGcgtcgtcggcgacggcgtgctctCCACCACCAGGCTGGCGAAAGACAGGGAGAAGAGCCTGGATCTCTCCCTCGGCTTCCTggccctcctcgccgccggtgtCGCCGTCTACATGGCCCGCCCCGCCGTGACATGGGTCAACCAGAGGAACGTCGGGCAGCACCATGTCAGGACGCGTGACTTGCTCGTCATGCTCGCCGCCATCTGGGTCGTGGCCACGTTCCCCATGCGGCTCGGCTACGACGGGCTCCCCACCAGCTTGGCCCTCGGGCTCGCGTTCCCCAGGGAAGGCCCCGCCGCCAGGTCCGTCGCCGACGCGCTCGTGCCACCGGTGAATGGCCTGATGCTGCCGTTTTACTTTGCCACCATTGGGATGCGGATGGATTTTAACTCCATGTCGGGCGCCATCATCGTGCCCGGCGTGCTCATGATGCTGCTCGGCCTCGTCGGCAAGgccatcggcgccgccgtggcttCGGCTTACCTTAATATCCCGCTCTGCGACGCGCTCCGCTTCAGCGTCCTCCTCAACGTCAAGGGCCACGTCGACACCATGAACATGAAGTTCGCCAAATCAGAAGGG GTGTGGGCGGAGCAGGCGCTGTACGCGATGATCATCGGGAACCTGGCGAGCACGCTGgtggcggggccggcggcggcggcggtgctgaggaaggagaaggagcagtACGCGACGCGGCACCAGGCGGTGGAGTCGGTGCTGTCCCCGGACCAGGAGCTGCGGATCGCCGTCTGCGCCCACAGCGCGCACGCCACGCCGGCGCTGCTCAGCCTCGTGGAGCTCCTCGTCACCGACCCCGACACGCAGCCGGCAGTgcacctcctccacctcttccagggcgccgccgccgcgggcgccgccCACAGGCACGTCAAAGCCCCGGACCACCACGActtcctcctcgacgacgaAGACCATGACGTGGGCCGCGACGCCATCACGGACATGAACACCGTGGTGGACCTCTACTGGCGCGCCACGGGGGTGTCCTTCAAGCAGTTCGACGCCGTGAGCGGCATTCGGGACGCGGCCGCCGTGTGCCGCTGCGCGGGGGACGCGCACGCGGGGCTCCTCCTGCTCCCCTGCTACAAGGAGCAGCGGTACGACGGCGTCATGGCGTGCCGCCTCGAGTCCCGCCGCGAGCTCAACCGCCTGGTCCTCGCCCAGGCGCCCTGCACCgtggggctcctcgtggaccGGCCCTACCGAAGcaccagcggcgccggcggcctgcACTGCGGGGCCAGCTTCCAGGTGCCCAGCAGCGTGGCCGCCGTGGACAacgccgcgggcggcggcggccggacgcTCCTCCACCCCTGCAGCGACCGCGCCGTCGCCCACGTCGtggccgccgtcttcctcggcggcgccgacgaccgCGAGGCCGTGTCCCTGGCCGCGCGTCTCGCCGAGAACCCAAACATCGGGCTCACCGTCTTCCGATTCGTCAAGCGCAGCACCTACGACACCGTGACCTCATCCTCGTCCAGGGCGGCGGCcatcgcggcggcggacggggcGGACTACCGCCAGATGTCCGCCGCGGACGCGGACGAGCGCTTCATGTGGAGGTTCTACGAGCAGTACGCGGCGAGGGAGCTGGCCATGTATGTGGAGAAGGTGGTGGAGAGCCCCGCCGACGTGGTGGAGACGCTGGACGGGATGGCCGGGATGTTCTCGCTCGTCGTCGTGGGCTGCGGCGGGAGGCAGCCCGTGGAGCTGCTTGCTGGGCTCGAGAAGTGGGCCGAGGCCGACGGAGGGGAGATGATGGGCCCTGTCGCGGAGATTCTGGCCTCAAACGCGTCCATGGAGATGGGCTCCGTGCTCGTCATGCAGCAGCACACCGTGCCGCCGTACGTGACGAAGACGTAG
- the LOC100839233 gene encoding mucin-19 has protein sequence MAGLSTGAGAPVVKVYHEKSMILPDVSRVLACLYEKNVQFETVKDSYKDILRLQATRSVPVPFYDGPTFRQESRAICRYIAETYEQHGYPFLLGKDVLERASIEQWLRHEEHAFDPPSRALFCHLAFPLQDEDISDLDREKRKLEEVLEVYEQRLGESEFLAGNKFTLADLVHLPNTHHIVTSDKFAYLYDSRKNVQRWWNTISSRDSWQRVVRDMQSVEEQYQMEEELELEEEQFQQQQWQTEPPQPSGGRNIRIDSRKQTGSDSRTILVPPPRDGIVSSSFFTVPQEHQTLPAQTTSHGKTSPDQRKENNFFSTTEKTPSPSKQRTSATQKSSSSAQSTTSNFFTPATPPTTTNMFQRTDSDKSTSKHTSSPTSQGSSKEAPDRLHLSDFYQTSNHTEEAAIHTEPTSQEASKTSDRVSQARQTGEAPHKPSPGSAKAPQEIAPDKTTKESFSSVQSTTSTFLTPATQEITPDKTTQKSSTSVQSTKSTFFTQATPLATTKMPQRTDTDKSSSNDASSPTRPNQGLSKEAPDKLHLSDLSPMQEEYEDTQGGNERFSTKRLRKMLEQSDEALKLQSTDLQVPPEKEETPSAYKKPPHMQDRKGQADKLSVDGRTDGTPSTGTRAPDTPTSAAERRDTSPLKEGMAPDGHGATEPRKSTSINEQQPALPRPSQSRTSSVPRASASSNGAPQDDGLAQLSTIDQWRHTSTPATEQGPPGAPSIDKLDKTGGVNRRAQPSPPKKTTTEQSDKSPMDERTPRMTPRQAPPSDTRRTSASTLPSQEPVSSLQQTTKPVKGETPASSGITGEESADIAMADESGTPPAPLQTPASDGRRVSTDLQGRILDAHGENEAVKPSVTDPRGIPTMPNKQESTPSVQRRTNTTSDKSSDIAPPLPSFADKRNEKTGITESTQTTTIGPDERPGGRAPKNSGNKPISSNDIDKQITEAVFDRSSATSREMPPLVQEKSMKQQQLRSDNSSLSPQDNRRQGSEAALPVSGKESEEQTSPDTQQAKNNRKSDGSSKPTRFDGNEGDVPESQSGGSSTNP, from the exons ATGGCAGGGCTTAGCACCGGGGCAGGAGCTCCTGTTGTGAAGGTGTACCATGAGAAATCCATGATCCTACCTGATGTGTCGAGGGTGCTCGCGTGCCTGTATGAGAAAAATGTCCAGTTTGAAACTGTGAAGGACTCTTACAAGGACATACTCAGACTCCAG GCAACAAGGAGCGTTCCAGTTCCATTCTATGACGGACCCACATTTCGACAAG AATCAAGAGCAATCTGCCGCTATATAGCAGAAACTTACGAGCAGCATGGGTATCCTTTCCTCCTTGGGAAAGATGTCCTTGAGAGGGCTTCCATTGAACAGTGGCTCAGGCATGAGGAGCATGCCTTTGATCCTCCGAGCCGGGCGTTGTTCTGCCACCTGGCCTTTCCTTTGCAAGATGAAGACATCAGTGATCTTgacagagagaagagaaagttGGAAGAAGTCCTGGAGGTCTATGAGCAAAGGCTTGGCGAGAGCGAGTTCCTTGCTGGGAACAAGTTCACCCTAGCTGACCTTGTTCACCTACCAAACACCCATCACATCGTGACATCTGACAAGTTTGCTTACCTGTATGACTCAAGGAAGAACGTGCAAAGGTGGTGGAATACCATCTCTTCCCGAGATTCTTGGCAGCGGGTGGTGAGGGATATGCAGAGTGTGGAGGAGCAGTACCAAATGGAAGAAGAACTTgagttggaggaggagcagttccagcagcagcagtggcagACAGAACCGCCACAACCATCTGGTGGCCGCAACATCCGCATAGACTCTCGAAAGCAGACTGGCTCTGATTCACGGACAATACTGGTTCCACCGCCCAGAGATGGTATAGTATCATCCTCGTTTTTTACAGTTCCACAGGAACATCAAACTCTTCCTGCTCAAACAACTTCTCATGGGAAAACTTCACCTgaccaaagaaaagaaaacaacttcTTTAGTACCACAGAGAAAACTCCATCACCCTCAAAGCAAAGAACTTCTGCCACTCAGAAATCATCTAGCAGTGCCCAAAGCACCACGAGTAACTTCTTCACCCCAGCTACCCCTCCTACCACCACCAACATGTTCCAGAGAACTGATAGTGATAAATCAACCTCCAAACATACCTCATCTCCAACCAGTCAAGGGTCATCCAAAGAAGCTCCTGATAGGctccatctctcggatttcTACCAGACCAGCAACCATACTGAAGAGGCAGCAATTCATACCGAACCTACTTCACAAGAAGCCTCAAAAACCTCTGACAGGGTTTCTCAAGCTCGTCAAACCGGTGAAGCTCCTCATAAACCTAGTCCAGGGTCAGCCAAAGCTCCCCAAGAAATTGCTCCTGATAAAACCACTAAGGAATCATTTAGCAGTGTCCAAAGCACTACAAGTACCTTCCTTACCCCAGCTACCCAAGAAATTACCCCTGATAAAACCACTCAGAAATCATCTACGAGTGTCCAGAGCACTAAAAGTACCTTCTTTACCCAAGCCACCCCTCTTGCCACCACCAAAATGCCTCAGAGAACCGACACTGATAAATCCAGCTCCAACGATGCCTCATCTCCAACCAGACCCAATCAAGGGCTATCCAAAGAAGCTCCTGATAAGCTCCACCTCTCTGACTTGTCACCAATGCAAGAAGAATATGAAGATACTCAGGGTGGAAATGAGCGGTTCTCAACTAAGAGGCTCAGGAAAATGCTTGAGCAAAGTGATGAAGCACTCAAATTACAGTCTACGGATTTGCAAGTCCCTCCAGAAAAGGAGGAAACACCTTCAGCTTATAAAAAGCCTCCACATATGCAAGACAGAAAAGGGCAAGCTGATAAATTATCGGTTGATGGAAGAACTGATGGAACTCCATCAACTGGCACAAGAGCTCCTGACACTCCAACCAGTGCTGCTGAAAGGAGAGACACTTCACCACTAAAAGAAGGAATGGCTCCTGATGGTCATGGTGCCACTGAGCCACGAAAATCAACATCCATCAATGAGCAACAACCAGCTCTACCGAGGCCAAGCCAGTCGCGAACAAGTAGTGTTCCGCGTGCTTCTGCATCATCAAATGGAGCTCCTCAAGATGATGGCTTAGCCCAGTTATCGACCATTGATCAATGGCGGCACACGTCTACTCCTGCAACCGAACAGGGACCTCCTGGAGCTCCGAGCATTGATAAGTTGGACAAAACAGGGGGTGTTAACAGAAGAGCTCAGCCAAGCCCACCAAAGAAAACCACAACTGAACAGTCAGACAAGAGCCCCATGGATGAAAGAACACCAAGAATGACACCAAGACAGGCACCACCTTCTGACACCAGACGTACTTCAGCATCAACCCTACCAAGTCAAGAACCAGTTTCAAGTTTGCAACAAACAACTAAACCGGTTAAAGGAGAAACTCCTGCCTCATCTGGCATCACTGGAGAGGAGTCAGCCGATATAGCAATGGCTGATGAAAGTGGAACACCACCTGCACCACTGCAAACACCAGCATCTGATGGAAGGAGAGTTTCAACGGATCTCCAGGGACGTATACTTGATGCCCATGGGGAAAATGAGGCAGTCAAACCTTCTGTCACTGACCCAAGAGGAATTCCCACTATGccaaacaaacaagaatcaACTCCCAGTGTTCAACGTCGTACCAATACCACATCAG ATAAATCGTCAGACATAGCTCCACCACTGCCATCCTTTGCTGATAAAAGGAACGAGAAGACTGGTATCACTGAATCCACTCAAACCACCACAATAGGACCTGATGAGCGGCCTGGTGGGAGAGCTCCCAAGAATTCTGGGAATAAGCCGATATCTTCAAACGATATTGACAAGCAGATTACTGAAGCAGTATTTGATCGCAGCTCAGCAACATCCAGAGAAATGCCACCACTAGTCCAAGAGAAGAGCatgaagcagcagcaactgcGAAGTGACAACTCTAGTTTATCACCGCAAGACAACAGGAGGCAGGGTTCTGAAGCTGCACTACCAGTGTCTGGAAAAGAGTCTGAAGAACAAACCTCTCCTGATACTCAGCAAGCGAAAAATAACAGAAAATCAGATGGCTCAAGCAAACCCACCCGGTTTGATGGTAATGAAGGTGATGTCCCCGAGTCACAGAGTGGGGGTTCGTCAACCAACCCATGA
- the LOC100830436 gene encoding NEP1-interacting protein-like 1 codes for MEAAARGGEAHTVDTSAFPPAFFSGSDHQDAAAALPARVAGAVVRGIITFVFATVGTILGAITGGLIGLATESGLVRGAGIGAISGAVVAMEVVDRCLAIWRSDQSAIWSVLYVLDVIWSLLTGRLVREKVDPAVQSAVDSQMTAAGFGDDAGPPTLSEMFDAASFKGMAADAIADLPAMTFTDADAACCCSVCLHDMEAGETARRLPDCGHTFHLACIDGWLCRHASCPLCRRAV; via the exons atggaggcggcagcaagaggaggagaagctcaCACCGTCGACACATCAGCGTTTCCTCCCGCCTTCTTCTCTGGCAGCGACCACCaggacgcggccgccgcgtTGCCGGCtcgcgtcgccggcgccgtcgtccgcGGCATCATCACCTTCGTCTTCGCCACAG TTGGGACGATTCTGGGGGCCATAACGGGCGGGCTGATCGGGCTAGCGACGGAGAGCGGGTTGGTGCGCGGAGCAGGCATCGGCGCCATCTCCGGCGCggtggtggccatggaggtCGTCGACAGGTGCCTGGCCATCTGGCGCTCCGACCAGTCCGCCATCTGGAGCGTCCTATACGTC CTGGACGTGATCTGGAGCCTGCTGACGGGGCGGCTGGTGCGGGAGAAGGTGGACCCGGCGGTGCAGAGCGCCGTGGACAGCCAGATGACCGCAGCGGGCTTCGGCGACGACGCCGGCCCGCCGACGCTGTCGGAGATGTTCGACGCGGCGTCCTTCAAGGGCATGGCCGCCGATGCCATCGCCGATCTCCCCGCCATGACCTTCACcgatgccgacgccgcctgctgctgctccgtgTGCCTGCATGAcatggaggccggcgagacggcgcggcggctgcCGGACTGCGGCCACACGTTCCACCTCGCCTGCATCGACGGCTGGCTCTGCCGCCACGCGTCGTGCCCGCTCTGCCGCCGCGCCGTGTAG
- the LOC100830745 gene encoding protein DETOXIFICATION 33 gives MAANGATIEDHHNYESALQESLLSASVKPEPDLVDDIQTVGSFLRHATEENRRLWQLAGPSIFTSIAQYSLGAVTQVAAGRHLTTLDLDAVSTANSVIAGLAFGIMLGMGSALETLCGQFHGAKQDRLLGLYLQRSWLLLTAMAAVFLLPLYLFASPILRLFRQDPAIADLAGTFALYMVPQLFAYAVNFPVQKFLQAQGKVGAMAAVSGAALAFHVALTWLLVGPFGMGLGGLAVALNVSWWAVVLGQVAYIVSGGCPGAWNGFEIECLVFSELKSFARLSIGSAIMLCLEFWLYMFLIVIVGNLPNAQVAVAAVSICTNLFGWQIMVFLGFNAAISVRVSNELGAGRPNAARFSILVVLMSSVALGLASFVAVLLLRDVYGAPFTDSPEVVEAVASLAVVFAFSLLLNSVQPVLSGVAVGAGWQWLVAYVNLGCYYGIGIPVGYILAFPMHQGIRGMWAGMLTGVALQTVILVVITMRTDWNKEAREASSRIQQWSGGSAKKEVTNGI, from the exons ATGGCGGCCAACGGCGCCACCATCGAAGATCACCACAACTACGAGTCCGCCCTCCAAGAATCCCTCCTCTCAGCCAGCGTCAAGCCGGAGCCGGACCTAGTCGACGACATCCAGACCGTCGGATCCTTCCTCCGCCACGCGACAGAGGAAAACCGACGGCTGTGGCAGCTCGCAGGCCCGTCCATCTTCACCTCCATCGCCCAATACTCCCTGGGCGCCGTCACccaggtcgccgccggccgccacctGACCACCCTCGACCTCGACGCCGTCTCCACCGCCAACTCCGTGATCGCCGGTCTGGCATTCGGGATCATGCTGGGCATGGGCAGCGCCCTGGAGACGCTCTGCGGCCAGTTCCACGGCGCCAAGCAGGATCGCCTCCTGGGCCTCTACCTGCAGCGGTCCTGGCTCCTGCtcaccgccatggccgccgtcttcctcctcccgctcTACCTCTTCGCGTCCCCGATCCTCCGGCTGTTCCGCCAGGACCCCGCCATTGCCGACCTTGCCGGGACCTTCGCGCTCTACATGGTGCCGCAGCTGTTTGCTTACGCGGTGAATTTCCCGGTCCAGAAGTTCctgcaggcgcaggggaaggtgggagccatggcggccgtctccggcgccgcgcTGGCGTTCCACGTGGCGCTGACGTGGCTGCTTGTGGGTCCGTTCGGGATGGGCCTTGGTGGGCTGGCTGTGGCGCTGAATGTGTCGTGGTGGGCCGTGGTGCTGGGCCAGGTGGCCTATATTGTGTCGGGGGGTTGTCCTGGAGCCTGGAATGGGTTCGAGATCGAGTgcctcgtcttctccgagCTCAAGAGCTTTGCTCGCCTCTCCATTGGATCCGCCATCATGCTCTG CCTGGAGTTCTGGCTCTACATGTTCCTGATAGTCATCGTGGGCAACTTGCCCAACGCCcaggtcgccgtcgccgcggtCTCCATCTG CACGAACCTGTTCGGTTGGCAGATCATGGTGTTCCTGGGCTTCAACGCGGCAATCAGCGTCCGGGTCTCCAACGAGCTCGGCGCCGGGCGTCCCAATGCGGCGAGGTTCTCTATCTTGGTGGTGCTCATGTCCTCCGTCGCCCTGGGGCTCGCCTCCTTCGTcgccgtgctgctgctccgggACGTCTACGGCGCGCCGTTCACGGACAGCCCCGAGGTCGTGGAAGCCGTGGCCAgcctcgccgtcgtcttcgCCTTCTCGCTGCTGCTCAACAGCGTGCAGCCCGTGCTCTCCGGCGTCGCCGTCGGGGCCGGCTGGCAGTGGCTCGTGGCTTACGTCAATCTGGGATGCTACTATGGGATTGGCATCCCTGTTGGGTACATCCTCGCCTTCCCGATGCACCAAGGGATCCGG GGAATGTGGGCCGGGATGCTGACGGGGGTAGCGTTGCAGACGGTGATCCTGGTGGTCATCACCATGCGGACGGACTGGAACAAGGAG GCAAGAGAGGCGAGCTCGAGGATACAGCAGTGGAGCGGTGGATCGGCCAAAAAGGAGGTCACCAATGGCATCTAG